In Zingiber officinale cultivar Zhangliang chromosome 1A, Zo_v1.1, whole genome shotgun sequence, the DNA window gtttttgcccaaaaacaagtccaaagtcccctaaaccaacatctggtcaaccataacATGTtcgttcatcatgcctagcatctggtcacccttgacctgcgaggactcgctcaccaagtgtccggtcaatccctttgacccacttggactttcctccttgtgccaagtatccggtcaatccctttgacctacttggattttcctcctcgtgccaagtatccggtcaatccctttgacctacttggactttccacctcatgacaagtatccggtcaatccctttgacctacttggactttccacctcatgacaagtgatccggcagtaagaatgggggaccccatttagcagagtcaacgccgcgaggagggccaaaggccttggccgagcggataaggagGGCGACGACCAGCTGAGGCTTCCCAGCGAAAGCAATATACCCCGCCGGaggcggggttccgacgctcatgatgaacagtaggaaaggccgagcagagggcctgctcggccgaaggaataaaacatcaacgctgcgaacagtccagagcacaTGACCCGGAAGCTCCCGCGTGGAGCAGAACATCCGATcggccggacgcgaggaaacggccgaccggtcggacgattgACAGGGAGTAAGAAAAGGCAAGGATAGGAACATTTTCTGACAACAGATGATATGTAGGATCCTAGGACATGGGCTCACTATCCCATCAaggacatgggctcactgtcccatcaaagacatgctcactgtcccatcaaggacatgggatcactgtcccatcaaagacatgctcgtactgtagcagtaaggagtcaggccagctcctctgacaagcccatactgggtatgggttgaggacacgtgtgtgtgtctcggtatatgtacatcagcctcctcagaagtctatataaggccttcacttcttcaaccggaggtacacgagtcttgaTCTTTGAGCCACTTCCTTCATCTattccctcgcctgacttgagcgtcggagggccgtcgccaggACACCCCTTCCGGCTCGgtcttgttgcaggttcgccggagcactcgaggattcagcagggagcgccacgtccccagcgttcgttgacccctggttcagacaggatcaacaagtatccggtcaatccctttgacctacttggtctttccaacaccagatgtccgatcagccttgattcatctggattttctcgtgcctggcttcactcaccatgacttccaactgcctagcttcactcactaggtctttcacctggcttcactcaccaggactttccttctgcctggcttcactcaccaggactttcaactgcctagcttcactcacttggtctttcacctggcttcactcaccaagatttccatctgcctggcttcactcaccaggacttcccattgcctaacttcccagttaggactttccatctgcctggcttcactcaccaggactttcacctagcttcactcactaggatttccagtcaagtatctagtcaaccttgacatacttgactctccttcacaatctcaccacatgaacaattgcacctgtaatcttcatgtgttgtctacatgtattgtcaaacatcgaaagccAAACAtgaagactcgagcttgactcaattcaagctcagtcaaccaggtcaaccttaacctaggaatattgcaccaacaatatcctaTAGTGGCATTTCATGTACAACTAGGAAATTTCTTTCCTAAAGCATATGTATCTTATAGCTCTGATCAGAGACTTCATAcactataaaaataatatattacataaGATATTCACACTCGTAAGTGTCAGGTGAATCCCCGATTATAATACATTGGCTCCTATATATTTCGTTACTACATTCAATCCCACCACTTAATGACACTAATTGAGTAGGTAAATAAGTCAAAGTGCAACCCCAACATATAGAGTCTTAGTGTTGTCTCGGGTTATAAAGACTACTAGTGTACAATTATAATCAAAGACTTATCCGATTGATAAATAATAACTACTTAGAAAGTTCATGTGAGGATTGTTCGATGAACTCATTGTATGAGCATCCATTTGTATATTTTAACATCTCTATGTCTTTACCCATTAAATATGGTACACTACATCACAGATACTAGTGTCTAAATCAAATGACCTTTTATCCTTTTTTATTAAGTGTAATTGATTAAGAACATGTTTAAAATATAAAGTGAATATTAATGTATTTCATGATGACCATTATATGTACTACCACGTCTCACTATATTATATTCAAAACCTTTATCTATGTATTTAGTATgagtataaagataaagtaaataaatatccaactgaattgaattatattaaaataaaaattatttatttacaaGAGTTAATAAAATCCTAACCACTTTTCATGATATCTActctaataattttattttagtacAATGATCCTTTATATGAGAGATGTCAAGCACCCAATGAAAAATTTTGTAACGCTAAAAAATTGTCTAAAGATTTAAATATTCATATCAACTGAGTCAATCCGtccaattttaaaaaaatgatacatTTCATACTATAAAGCGGCGGCCAGGACTAAAGGTGCAAATGAATCGAGCCGATTCGTGAATATTTCGAACCGTCTTGAAAAATATTCGATtcatattcaaaattatttaattcgaACCAAACTCAAACATATTCGAATATTTTTTTCGAACCAAATTCGAACTTATACTATTTTGTTTAATTATTCATGAGTCGAACTTGATcacattctaattatttttataccattttaatttaaatatatttaaattaaaatttaaataatttgaaccgaattcaaatttaaaatattttaaattataattccaATATACTCGAGTCAAAATTTAAACCATTCCAaccaaacttaaatttaaatattatttaaattaagttcaaactaataatttttatttttttcaacttcaaattaaatttcaaaatatatatatgtacaTGAGTCAGGGCTGATGCCAAATGCCACCGATCAATCCAATTTCGAAAAAGACGGATATCATGTGCAAAGCATAGCATGCGCGTCGCACATGGGTATCATATGGCCTTTTGCTGGCACGAATAATGTGCACACATTTAATAAAGGAAAGTATAATTCGTACAAGTCtatggagaaaaaaaaaaaatcagattggAAGATCTAATGCCCAGTTTGCCATCTCCAACAATAAGATCTACGGTACAAATCCAGCTCTCAGATCGAAGCGAGAGAGAGTGTTATCTATGAAAATGAATGAACCATGTTAAATAATTACACGGCGAGCACCAGCACCGCCAGAGCGGCCGCGGAGGCGGCGAGCCACCGTCCGCTTGAGCCGGTTCTGAAGGCAGCATTATCCGCAGCCGCCTCGTCCGACGGGGCCTCGTTCGGCCCCGCCACTGAGTCTGCGGCGCCGTGCTTGTGCTTTTTGGAGGCGGCAGGCGCGTCTGCGGGGGCGTCGGCGGCATCCTCGGGCTTGAAGAGCTCCCGCGGCTGGAGGACCTTGTCGACTGCATATACGGCGACGGGATCCTGGTCGATGAGGGTGGAGGTGATGGTAGCGGTCACGAGGTGGGTCTTGACGGTGATTGCGTCGCCGTCGCTACCCACGGTGTACTTGTACTTCTTGTCGTGGGTGTCGGTGGCGAGCGTGGCGAAGGCACCGTTGTTGGTCTTGAGCAGCTGCTGCGAGTAGTAGAAAGGCGTGCCGTGGTAGAGGAGGAGGGAGGCTTTGGCCGGGGCGGTGAGGTTCTTGTATTTCTCGGCGAAGGCTCTGACCGCGGCGTCGATGGGGCAGAAGACGGTGAGGCCGACGTCGAGGTTGGACTCGAAGGTTTTGAGGACGTCGGGCGTGGCGAGGAGCAGATTAGCGAATTCTCGGCAGCCCTTGCTGGACATGAGGTCGGTGAGATTGACTGCGGCCGGCGGCGCGACAGGGGCCTCCGCCTCAGGGGAGGACATGATCGAGCTCACCTGGAGGATCGAGAGATTGTAGGGCATCTCCTTTATGGATTTGACGAAGGCGACTGGCGGCGCGCCGCCCGCGTCCTCGGAGAAAAAGGTGACCCTGCCCTTGCTGTGCTCGGTGATGTTGATGAAGCCGGTAGTCCCGATGGCGCGTCCGGAGGACTGGAAGACGGAGGAGGCGAGGGTGGAGCCATGGGTGAGCTGATGGAGCTTCTTGGAGCCGTAGTAATCGGTGAGAACGTGGAGAGCGAGCACGTTGCGGAGGGTGAGGATGGAGAAATGCCTCGCGAGGAGATCGGCCATGCCTGAGTTATCTACGGCGAGAACCGTTATGGTCAGCCGGCGGTTGATCTCGTTGGCCAGCCGAGTCACGGTGAGGTAATGGTTAAAGGTGGAGAACTCCGGGTGGTCCGCCAGTATCCTGGTGATGTTGTAGCCGCGAGCCACCGGGGCCTCTAAGGCCACCAAAAGCACTACGAAAGCGGCGGCTAAGGCAGTGGGGATAGCTCGCCGCATTGTGAATGATGCTTCTGCCACACCGTCTCCGGCGAGAAAGAAAAGAAGCAGCTGTAAGTTTGTGCGGTGAGTGGGGAGGCAGCAGCGGCAAGAGCTAAGTAGTCAGGACAGCGCTGGCACGAAGCAAAGAAGCCCTTGCTAATCCTCATTATTTACGAGAACTACCCTTTCCAGGTTGGGTATCCATCCCACTCTACAAccattatttcaatttttttttaaaaaaataataataataatgcccTATCAATTTACTTAGGACAAGTTATACTACGCGATAATAATTGAATCCGATGTGCATTTTGCATGTGTGGGAACAGCGAAACGGGGTAGGGAAAAATCTTTATTGCGGTTAAGGTGTCAAGGGAAATTAGCTTTGACATCCCACCTACTGAAATTATAGGCGTTACAagttgtatttatttatttatttattcatctTTAAAGATAAAGCAGGAATTTACGTGATGCCTTCGAGCGAGTGTCGGCAAAAAGACAGGGTGGTTAATTAGAAAAATGAAGGGCGAGTTAAATATGTTAATTATTCGTTCCGTCAACGAAGTGGCAAAAGCGTAATTATAAGTTAAATGCAGGCGTTGAGCCGCCAAGATATATTTACATATACTGATAGATCCGAATCCAGATCGAATCCGATCCGAGTACTTGGTTGCTGAGCTGGCACGTAATAAATAAGTTGTGATAATAATGGAGTGGGCGTTGGGTCACCCCTTTCTTGTTTTCCTCCTTAATCCTACTGTCATCAACTTTCTTACGAGGAACAAAAATACGATGCGAAATATTAATAgtaatatttttgttttattaaaaaatatttaaaatattagttTATGCATCAAATTCCTCTTGAGTTGTCCACAAGTGAAATTAATTAATACACGATCAGTTTAGTTTTTTCTACCAACACGCACTAAATTGTTCGTAGCTTCACCTGGTAtcctttgtttttgttttttttttgtgaaactgGCTGAATCAGTGGGCCTGGCATGGTCTCAAGTTGAGAATGGGACAGCCATAACTGGCAGCATGATACGACTGGGATTATGCTAATTAAGAAGTATAGGCTCATTAGTGTGATCATTTGTAACTTGTAAGACATGAATGCTACTTGTGAATTGACAAAGCGTCAGGATTTCTTAAAAGCTTGGAAATGGAGAATCGTATATATAATAAAGCTCCAAAATAGAGTTGGTGAGCTGTCCAATTCACTATGATCTAGGTAGAGTGAAGTATtcggttaaaattaaatttgaactcAATTAAcataaattgatatttttttaatcgatttaattttttaatagaattgataaaatattagttaatttgataaaaattaaataaatgtaATTATTTAACAATGACGGATTTAatcaaaattgattttttaaaataatgatcatgggagatttgtatttaatcttttttatttcgatttatttgatttaatcaaatatgaaatttataaatcaaaattaaactgaattaattgaaaaaaaaattatttataaaaaaaactaaaacaccGAAGTAAGtgaactaaaattttaaatttaaccgatttattgattaacttttgCTCGCTCCTACATCTAGACACATGACAAATGATATGTTATCTAAGTAAACTTTTTCCCATTGCAAAGTGAATTCATGCTAAGATTCATTGTGAgtctttttaaatataaatagagtCAGTCTGACTGAAACTATAAATAATATCTTAATTTTATCTTTAGAGCGTTGTTTCTTCTAAAAAGAAACTTTTACATAATTCATTATAGAATATATCCATCTAAAAAAACATAGGAACTCATTTAAAGTATTTCGTGATACACTTCTAaaggtaaaatcatcaataatagtATCACATtcaatgtttttcaaaatattattttcgaTTCATTAAATTACTAATTCATTTAGTTTATCTTGAATCATTGTGATCCGTAAATAAGATTTTAcattgatcattaatgctaaAGTATTATACATTGATGAATTAACAAAAAGATGTACATCAtgttctctaatttatcaaaaaaaaaaatatggacaCTATGTTCTCTAACAAAATATTTATCCATATGGACACCATATATTTACATTTACACAAGTTTAAAATCCACCGCGCTCTCTATCAAATAATGTTTACCTATATAAAGATCAAACTCCATTGCTTCAGGAGATAGTCAAACTATGTCTACAAACAAAAAGTAAACGTAAGAGGGGAAAAATTTAGGATGCCAGTAGAAGTTTTTTattgaaactttaaaatttagTCACCCCCATCCCCTATCGACTTAATATTTTAAACTTCATTTGAGCATAAATAATCTAACGAAATGATAGCAATTACAACCTGTATTTGTAATTGTCTCAATAAGAATAAACTGAACAATCTCTACTCTTGAGAATTGTAACATATTTGAACATGCTTGTGAAAAACATCCCAAAAATATAACATTCACTAGCAACTCGACTTTAACCAATTGCCATGTGAGTgtttatgttgatattatgttgaacaaattcaaagaggagacCATGGCTATAGAAACAAGATTTTGCAGCCAAAACAATATAGAGTGATAATTTAATAATATGTAACACTTCATGTGATATTAATAAAGTAATTGATAAACTTCATCGTAAAAAAAATAGGGTAAAATACCTTTAACCCCCATATGTTTCTATTTAGTAGTATTTTGTTcccttatatttaaaaaataacatttaaccCTCTTGACCAAAAGTCAAAtgtgagaaattttataaaagacaCAATTgtgttcttatttttttttatcactttCAATAATAATCTTAAAAGGAAAAAAGTGATCATTATATCCTTCAATAAACAATctcataaaatttatatatacatTAGTATAAACAACAAAAAAACAGTAACTCTGAAAGAGATAACAAACCAAAAACTCATTTTATCATCCTCACCAAACCAAAAAAGAGCATGAGTTCTAAATTGATGAACCAAAATCAAATAAAGATAGAACGAAGTTCATCATTAAAAAATTTTCTCCCCGTTATCAAATGTGACAGACAATGAATAAAAGACAATTgtgctttttttttaatttttttttataataacctCAAGAGGAAAAAACACAATGAATTGACCATTATATATTTCGGTAAAAATCCTAATAAAAGTCATACATGGACCTGCATAAATAATAGAAAAACAACAACTTTAAAATGGATAACTAACCAAAAACTCATTTTACCACCCTCACCAAACCAAAAAAAGAgccaaaaatctaaattaatgaacTAAAATCACTCCTACTTCATTGTATATGACACATTTGATCTTGAGGTGGAGATTTTTAATGATGAACTTTATTCCATTTTCATTTgattatcattcatcaatttagaaTTCTAGTTCTTTTTTGGTTTGGTGGGTACGGTGGAATAAGTTTTTAGCTAATTTTCTCTTTTGTTGCTTTTCTATTATTTATAACAGTATATATATGaattttataagattttttaTGAAATGATATAATAGTCAATTCAATATATTTtctcctttattattattattgaaaaataataaaaaaaaaacaagggcaTAATTATCTTTTCCAATATTGCTCACGTATGACTTTTGGTTGAAAGGGgattaaatgttattttttaaacataGTAGGTAAAATACTAGAAAATATAGAGGGTTAAAGGTATTTTATCCTAAAAAATATGGATAAATGACAGAAACAAAACATGATTaacaaaaaattgaaaaacaTGAGCGCTTATTGGCAAGGGAGCTTCATAGTGGCAAGGGAGGGCATAGTGGGGAAAATCAACAAGGGAAACAACTTTTCGATCTGCAAGTTTAAATTTAAAGAGAAGACTTGTAGATCAAAATTCaactatcttttaaaaaaaatttctatctgAAATTTATGTTTATTGGCAATGGGGTTCCGTCGCGGTGAGGGAGGGAGGCATAGGGAAATGGAAACCCTAGTTTTGTCATACGCCTTGTGACGAGTGAGGGAGGCTTGGGGGAGGACACAGTGAGGGTCAACGTCACGCAGGGAGCTTCGTCGTATCGAGGGAGAGAAAGAGCTCATCTTGCTGAGGGAGGGCGTCTTTAAGAGAGGACTCGTTGAGTCGTCACAGTGAGGGAGGGAAGGCGCGGAGAGGGAGGGCTTTGGCGAGAAGAATCGCAAGGGTGAGAGAGCGAGAGAGGGTATATCTATAGATAGCTAGAAAGATCTCTTGTTAATGAAAAAATTCATACGACTGCCTTTTATTTATAGATAGCTAGAAAGATCTCTTGTTAATGAAAATTTCATATGACTATCCGTTATCTATTGTGAgcctttgttttcatcctcatgAGCTTGTAACTGATCTAGATCTGATATATAAAATAAGATGTTCTTGTCAAATTTAAGAatataagttaatttttaaattgaacttaggctttttttaaattaaaaaaaaattaactaataaaAGTTTTTATACGTCCTTCCTTgactaaaatattaatattattacacTAGAAAGAGTTCATCTTTCTATTTAACTAAGAATCTGAACTTCTTAATAAtcaattcttaattaatttaatagaatttaaaattaaattatattaatattgttTTCCTTTTAcatcaagaataattttaaaatttattagcaTTTTCAACTTCTTATCTTTTTCATACATCAATCTATCTATACCAATTATTCTGGCTTAACCTATGATTAATAATCTAATTTCCTATCTTTCTTATTAttttaagaatttattttttatatatttttaattatgtttggaaattttttttttttttaaattatgtcaaaatttttataaaataaatcatattatcattaaacaatattatttaattattttacagtaaatattatattaatagttagttttaatagaaaatctaattgtaaattatttttataaaatagcaATTAAGAATGTTTGGGGGAAAGCTACGCACTTTTTAGTAAAAATCCAATTATaggcattttaaaataatttgtcaaaaaaaaaatgaggggTTTGGGCATTAATGTAATTATAGTATACCCTAGATCGGACGGCACTATAAAACCTTGGCTCTTCTCTCGACCGTCTCGACGCTCACTCCTCGCCTGAGACGCGGCTGATTTCCTTTTTCTTCTGTCGCCCCCAGGATGGTGAACTTTTCTTCCTTGTTTCTCTCGATTTCCGCTTCTAACTTCGTCTTTCGTGCGAATTCAAGTCCCTCTTTGTGTTCTCGAGCTGAGTTTGCCTATTTTCTAATTGGTTTTCCTGCAGCCGTTCAAGCGATATGTGGAGATCGGCAGGGTCGCCCTCGTGAACTACGGGAAGGAGTATGGAAGGCTCGTTGTTATTGTCGACGTTATCGATCAGAACAGGGTACGTAGCGTGTTCTTATtctcaaaactccaatttttggGGCCGGATTGAATTGCGTCGATCGACAATTTCATACTTTGATTAATTTTTGTTGCATTATTGTGGCAAGGTAGTATAATAACTTTACTATAATGTCCTAAATTATCCTTTTGTGAGGAATGACTTAATTATACACAACTACTTGTACTTCCTGTCATCTGTCCACTATTTCGAACTCAATGGTGTTGCATTGAGATGAAATTTTTTATATGAAGGTGGCCACAACAAAGTTGTAACGTCATAGGAATTTTGTGCCAAGGTCCTCATTGAACAACACGCATTAAATGCCAGCTTGCTTACATATATGTATTTGGATATACATAGATATATATTCAAGAGAAGAACAATGATAAAATGCTTGATTAGTGATATAAGGATGAATTGCATGAAATTCATTCTGTAGTTCTCGCTGAATTCCATCGGTCTCTATATTTTCAATTGAGATAAGCACTTGAGCGCTTGAAGATGCACATAAGGCTACATGCCAATCTAATCTGTTTGTCTTGGTAATACTATGCTGTGAGATTGTCTACAATTGCATATTAGTTTATTATTTCACTTGGATCATATGCTGACCAATACTGCTCTGCCTTGACTGGTTTTGTAAATCTGGAGTTATTGACTACTGTATTAATAATCTTCTTTTGGGTTGCTTCTGTCACAAATTTAGGCTTTGGTTGATGCTCCTGATATGGTGCGTGGTCAGATTAACTTTAAGAGGCTTTCTCTTACTGATATAAAGATTGACATACCACGAGTTCCTAAGAAGAAGACCCTCATTCAAGCCATGGAAGCTGCTGGTACCATATCTGATATTGTCTCTTTAATGCAGTCTAACAATTTTAACATGTAAAATATGTAGTTAAGACGTGAACATGACAC includes these proteins:
- the LOC122038123 gene encoding fasciclin-like arabinogalactan protein 2, translated to MRRAIPTALAAAFVVLLVALEAPVARGYNITRILADHPEFSTFNHYLTVTRLANEINRRLTITVLAVDNSGMADLLARHFSILTLRNVLALHVLTDYYGSKKLHQLTHGSTLASSVFQSSGRAIGTTGFINITEHSKGRVTFFSEDAGGAPPVAFVKSIKEMPYNLSILQVSSIMSSPEAEAPVAPPAAVNLTDLMSSKGCREFANLLLATPDVLKTFESNLDVGLTVFCPIDAAVRAFAEKYKNLTAPAKASLLLYHGTPFYYSQQLLKTNNGAFATLATDTHDKKYKYTVGSDGDAITVKTHLVTATITSTLIDQDPVAVYAVDKVLQPRELFKPEDAADAPADAPAASKKHKHGAADSVAGPNEAPSDEAAADNAAFRTGSSGRWLAASAAALAVLVLAV
- the LOC122038125 gene encoding 60S ribosomal protein L14-1-like — protein: MPFKRYVEIGRVALVNYGKEYGRLVVIVDVIDQNRALVDAPDMVRGQINFKRLSLTDIKIDIPRVPKKKTLIQAMEAADVKNKWENSSWGRKLIVQKRRAALNDFDRFKVMVAKIKRGRAIRQELVKLKRENAA